One part of the Bdellovibrio sp. KM01 genome encodes these proteins:
- a CDS encoding sterol desaturase family protein: MKALHQTIRCVYYPALLAAAVYLFFLFKNNFPGEKLAVLTALISIGAIVIIAVTERLMPYRAEWNIPRGDRIYNFTLTNIVLPILSKIVEIILGFAFLSSTSGFIHDNIHTLWPKEWPLLMQLVPALLICEFFFYWTHRLGHTVTAFWKFHSIHHVVERVYWDNAGVFHPVDLFFNWLFYFFPLFLLGVPQELIALFLLVNAVTGLLEHANVDFEMGPLNKIFNTAQLHRWHHSVTPEISAKNFGKVLSLWDVVFKTWYNPQGQHVGAVGVEGENIPKDIPGLMAHPFRYLKGRLPPISLKRVD, encoded by the coding sequence ATGAAAGCCCTTCATCAAACAATCCGCTGTGTTTACTATCCAGCTCTTTTAGCAGCTGCGGTTTATCTCTTTTTTCTGTTCAAGAACAACTTTCCGGGTGAAAAGCTCGCCGTGCTTACAGCGCTGATTTCTATTGGCGCAATTGTGATTATTGCGGTTACAGAGCGATTGATGCCTTACCGTGCAGAATGGAATATTCCTCGCGGGGATCGCATTTACAATTTTACTTTGACGAACATCGTCCTGCCGATACTTTCAAAGATTGTTGAGATCATTTTAGGGTTTGCTTTTTTAAGTTCTACATCTGGATTTATCCACGACAATATTCACACGCTGTGGCCCAAAGAGTGGCCGTTACTTATGCAGCTGGTGCCGGCGCTTTTGATCTGCGAATTCTTTTTTTACTGGACCCATCGTCTTGGTCACACGGTGACAGCCTTTTGGAAATTTCATTCCATTCATCACGTGGTCGAGCGCGTGTATTGGGATAATGCAGGTGTTTTTCACCCGGTGGATTTGTTTTTTAACTGGCTCTTTTATTTTTTCCCGCTTTTCCTGTTGGGGGTGCCCCAAGAGTTGATCGCATTATTTTTACTGGTCAATGCTGTGACGGGATTGCTGGAACATGCGAATGTCGATTTTGAAATGGGACCGCTTAATAAAATCTTTAATACGGCTCAACTGCATCGCTGGCATCACTCGGTCACGCCAGAGATTTCTGCAAAGAATTTCGGAAAAGTTTTATCGCTATGGGATGTGGTTTTTAAGACGTGGTACAACCCGCAAGGTCAGCATGTCGGCGCCGTCGGAGTTGAAGGTGAGAATATCCCTAAAGACATCCCGGGACTTATGGCTCATCCCTTCCGCTATCTTAAAGGAAGACTCCCTCCAATCAGCTTGAAGAGAGTCGATTAA
- the ung gene encoding uracil-DNA glycosylase: MENLSNTKHKIELHPSWKAKLASEFEKDSMKSLTAFLQKESKAGKTIYPQGDEYFAALNLTPLDKVKVVIVGQDPYHGPGQAHGLCFSVRDGVRFPPSLLNIFKELKADMGVEIPKSGSLTKWAENGVLLLNAVLTVEDGKAAAHSGKGWEEFTDKIIHVLNEEKENIVFILWGAYAQKKAAFVDRKKHFVIESVHPSPLSAHRGFFGTKPFSKANEYLKSKGKEPVDWSL, from the coding sequence ATCGAAAATTTATCTAATACCAAACATAAAATAGAATTACACCCGAGCTGGAAAGCGAAACTGGCATCAGAGTTCGAAAAAGACTCCATGAAAAGTCTGACAGCATTTTTGCAAAAAGAGTCCAAAGCAGGAAAAACTATCTATCCGCAAGGCGATGAATACTTTGCGGCGCTGAATTTGACACCGCTTGATAAGGTGAAAGTGGTCATCGTCGGCCAAGATCCCTATCACGGTCCCGGTCAAGCGCATGGTTTGTGTTTCTCAGTGCGTGATGGAGTGCGTTTCCCGCCGTCATTGCTGAATATTTTTAAGGAACTGAAGGCCGACATGGGAGTGGAGATTCCTAAAAGCGGTTCGTTGACCAAGTGGGCAGAAAATGGAGTGCTTTTACTCAATGCCGTCTTGACGGTGGAAGACGGGAAGGCAGCTGCGCATTCAGGTAAAGGCTGGGAAGAATTCACGGATAAGATCATCCATGTTCTTAATGAAGAAAAAGAAAACATTGTTTTTATCTTGTGGGGCGCCTATGCCCAGAAGAAGGCGGCCTTCGTTGACCGTAAAAAGCACTTCGTTATTGAATCTGTTCATCCGTCGCCGCTGTCGGCACATCGCGGCTTTTTCGGAACAAAGCCATTCTCAAAAGCGAATGAGTATCTAAAGTCCAAGGGTAAAGAGCCTGTGGACTGGAGCCTATAG